The Rosa chinensis cultivar Old Blush chromosome 7, RchiOBHm-V2, whole genome shotgun sequence DNA segment attaaaatgctcctatcacttacGGGCTGCTTAATGAGAAGTTCGATTGCTGATATTTCCGTCTTAACGCAGTAGAAGGCACCGTAGTCTAAGACCTCGATGATCGATTGGACCGATTTCAAGTATCGTTTGAAAGCCTTCTTTACTACTCATTCTGGGAAACTGAGCTCATTTGATCAAATCGGAGGATCCGATTGAGCAATcagggcatgtttacttacttggaatgggagggaatgattacggagtaaaaacattcctgtgtttactaacacataaaggaatatGAACGATTccaggtaaaagaattcctgtgtttactaacatatgaaggaatcggaataggtgtaggtcccacctctttatcaggaatcgatttctgaatattcaggaatttgattacgaagggaggagatgggtttaggaatcaatcctccggaatcaataccgattcctttcttctctcattccacttgtctccgattcatgattatttccattccaagtaagtaaacgtgtcatcagAGATATACGAGAGATTAAGCTCCAGGTAAGCTTCTTATTTGATCGAATGGTTTGACATTTTGGGTGCGATTGAAGATTTTCAGAAAAGGATGTATATCTTTATGGGTGCGATCGAATGAGCATGAAAAGGAGTCTCTTTTTGATAGCTATTTGATCGAATGGTTTGACATTTTGGGTGCGATCGAATGTATATCTTTATATGCTTAAACGCACTACTTTGGGAGCACAGTGCTACAATACTTACGGAGCATGCACAGTGCCACAATACTCTCGGAGCACAGTGCCACAATACTCTCGGAGCTCAGCTCTTCACCTTATGTTGAACTCTTCCTTTTCATGGGATGAGACAAGTATCCAATTCAACCTTTGCAAGGTAACTGGACATTATCCTCATGAGGCTCCAGAATCCGTTGTTTATGGTCCCCCGGACCTCATAACTCAAGCAGAAAGTTTTGTTTCTCTCCCAGATGTCAAGCTATTTCCCAACAAGTATAGGGAGATAATGGCCAAGAAACTTTCCGGCATACAAGTCCCGGTGGAAGATCAGGCAGCTATCATTGAAAAAATATTTGAGGTGGTTCAAGTGGTGATCGATGGTTTTCCAATAGTTGTGTGCGTATGGGATGTGACTGTCCGCATCTTGGACAGTGCTAGTAATCTTGGCTTAGAGAATGTGCCTCAAAACTCATGGATCACTCAACTATTTGCTGAGGAATATGGGGTTACAATGGAATATATGTTTCCATATGTTCCCGAGTTTATTCCGGCAGCAAAGCCATGCATTGATGGCTTAGAGAAAGTGAGATTCGATAGTTTGGAAGACAATGCTAGACAGACGCCGTGTGCTATTTGTAGAGAGGGCCTCGATCATTTTGCTGCAGAACAAGGAACTGATGGTCAGCTAATGATTACTCTCTTGCCCTGCATACATGTTTATCATGCAGATTGTATTGTTCAATGGCTTAAGATGAATCACTCGTGTCCCTTATGCCGATCGATACCCCCTGCCAACTGCTTCAAGGCCGCGGCATTGGGATTTGCTCATGTGTGCTGGTGGTATACTAACTGCTGTTGCGTGTGTTGGTTTGTTCATCAACCTTGCCAAAAGATAGCTCGATATATATTTAGTAGGATATTACTCCCTAAAGTTTAgggtaattttctttttttgtaacAAAAGTTTAGGGTATTTTTCACTGTCATACCTAAGTATTAATTTTTTGCATTTTCTTATCTTATTTTTGAGTCCGTTAGCAATTCCTTGTGCATTCCATTGGTATGTCAATGACTCAATGTAGTATAGCTCAGACGTCCTGGTTATATAGATATCTTACATATTCCTGCTTCATAAAAGCATGACttacaaaataaattaagaaaagacACATGCAGTAGTGGATTGCATGAAGACAGTACTAGTATATAATTTAATCTTAATCTGGGTTCccaaaatatatatctataacaTCAATGACTATTGCAATATATAGGTAGACAAATAATGCTCCTGAGGTATGAATTCCTTTGAAGGTCCTAAAGCATATAAGCTACTTTTTTCAGCATAACTACTAAGCCTAAGCAGTTGCACATGGAAGAACCCACCCAACTAGTTTCAAATTTTGCTGTTGTTGCCTCAGTTACCAATCCTGCAGCATTAACACGCAACTTGGTCAGAGCTTTATATTGAACTCCTTGCAAGCATTTACATAAGCATTTAAGAAAAAGTAACTTCAAACAGGTAGTAGATCTTATGCCTCTAAAATTAACATTTTAGGGAAAAAGAGTAGATTGCTCAAAATGAGAATGAAATTTATGCCCTAAGCCCTTGCAAGGAAGCATCACATAACAGAACTAGGAGATTAGGGAGGCCACTTAGTTTTTggttcttctctcttttcattttcttctatcAACTTTTTCCATATTTTTCCCTCTTCCCCATAGTCAATACTGTCTATAACTAAAAAGAAGATGCATGTGTATTCGTATATCTACCTTTCTTGAGGAAAGCAGGGTTTTCCAACAAAGCACACCTGAATTTTCCTTCAACCTGCAAACAAAATATTTAAATTCCTAAAATATTTGTACATCCAAATTATTTTGGTCACCGACAAATGAAAGAAGACCAGGGAGTGACACTTACTCCTCCTTATAGTTGCCGGCGTTGTTCCCATTGTCAGAGCCGCTGCAGAAAGCATATGAATCGCTTCCCAAAAGACAGGCGTCAAAAGATGTACAGTTGGGATTGCAAACTTGTTTTGTAGTTTGGTGCAACAAGTCACCTGAGTAGCAACTGTGGAACACAACTTCTTTTGAATCCTCAGAGTTCTCGGGAAACACCTTGGTTGATGTTCAGGTTGATGAAAAGATAAAACCTGGCAGTCCTGGTTGCTTCCCTCTTCCTTTGAAGAATCAAACATTAATCCAGGTGCCTTTGGTGTATCGTCTTCAAACGATCTGCGGCATGAGGCCGCTCTTGTGCTCAGTACGTTAACTAATTCACTATTTCTCGATGTGCTTACAACCACCATTTTGTCACAGCAGTTATGTGGCAGTTGAGAAGCACAATCACAGGAACACGGTAAAATACGTCCATCACTTAATATAGGCTTTTCCGATGTGTACTAAAGAGTAGTCTGAACCACTTCCGCGCTCACAGAAAGATGGTGACTTTTGTTGCATTCTGCGGGAACAGCTGAACAACCTAAAAGATGGCTTCTTCACGTTTGCATACTTTGACTCGGTAGCACGTACAAGATTGATCCTGATCTCCACATTACAACCGAATAGAGATTGGAGTGCACTTGCAATGATTTTCCATGACTTCTCAGCCTTGGATACATAATCAGGGTGGCAGAATTCCAATTCAGCTATAGCGAGACCTAAAATAAACCACTATTCAGTAATACTCTCATGTGAGAAAGAAAACCCACATTTAATGTTACATATATCCATGATTATACAGATGATAACAGACTGCATGTCATGAAACGTCATCTACCAAGTATAAAACTAGGTGGAAGTACCTTGATTCACAAATAGAGACGACAATCTTCCTTGTTTCCTCAAAAAGTTCTTGAATGACTTGGATTGGCATAAATCTATAGCTCTCTTCCATACGGATTCCAACTGTTCATCAATATCCTTTTGCATTCCCAACTTGTCTGAAGTGTTGACATTGCATGAAGTAGGGTCAAGAATCTTGAAGCTCTGCCCTGTACATCATGtacacaaaagaaaatatgtcATGAACCCGAGCAGAAACAAAGTTCAATGTGCAATTCGTAGAAAActaattaaggaaaagaaaaatgacttGCATATAATAGGAGTACATTCTCACCTCTCTCGTGTATTTCTCATACTCTTTGTATCACTAGCATCCAATGAGGAGGAGGACTCCGCAGAGCTTAGCTGCAATAGAGCTGCAGTAAGCCATGTTGTTTGATTCTTGGATACCCTTAATTGCTTCTCAATTTCAGAGAATATTTTCAATGCATGACTCAGTTTCTGGAGGTCCATTTCAGCTGTGACAAGGAAAATTGAAACAACACCATAGTATAGGCATATAATTGTAAGATGAGACAGAGTAAGGAACTGCGTATATTAGAGAAACAATAAGCATATGCAAAGAAACTATAACAggacaagtataacaagtttaAAGTAGAACTTTGTTCATCCAAGAAGAAAGCAAAGAGGATATGCACACTGAagcagagagaagatggagtcATAATGATAATTTACAGTTTATGATTTTATCAAATAATTGTTCAAGTACTTGACAAATCATTGAAACCTAATTTTCCATTAAAGTCAGTTTAGCAAACAGTAAGTTATGACCGAAATCTAACAAAATTTATGGTCTAAGACAGCATGCTTAAAGCACTTACATTTACTGAAATATACTAAGATGTGACCATATTATATATGATATCTTAAACTACTTACAGGTATGCCTACGAGAGAACTGTTTCTGGACTTCAGAACCACCTTCCTCACCAGCAAGGATGTCCATAATAAGATTTGCCAACTGCGATATAAGTTGCATCGGATCAATCCTTGATCTCATCAACTCCCAGGCCCTTAAAACTGTATTAGAAGTGTCAGATGACAATGCCAGATCTAGCAAATCGAGTAATTCATCATCAGAAACAGCTCCAATCTGCAAAACAATACAAATGATTAAATTTCTATAAAATCTGAGACAAATAGAGGTGGGCTAtagatgaaaaaaaattaaaaataaagaatcgATGATAAACTGCCAAGCACTCACAAGCTCGTATGCCAAGCCCATTGTGATTTTTTTACCAAGCAAACTTAGCTGATCAAGCGTCATCTCTGCATCCCTAAGTGAACCATTTGATTTGGCAGCGATGAAGTTTAAAGCAACCTGATCAAACTCAAGACCCTCTTCAACACAAATTTTTCCCAACTTGCTTGCAATATCACCATCCTTAATCTTTGGGAAGTGATATCTCTGGGACCGTGATATTGAATCCGCGGCAGCTTATCCAGATCAGGAGTGATCATCACAGAGACAACATTTTGAGAAAGGTTATCGATGCTACTCAAAATAGTCGCCCACGCATCAAGTGGCACTCATCAATGACGAAAACCTTAAACCATGAAGATACGGGAGGTGTAGCTGCATTCATAATAAGACACCTAAACCGGTCTCTCTGGTTGATTCTCACAGAATCTATTTCCTTGATATCTCTGCTGCTTCCAGAAAAGTACACATTACACTCGCAGAAGAGACCACACGGCCTGTACTCCTCCAGTGAAAGACAATTAAGAGCTGCAGCAAAAATTCTTGAGGCTGATGTCTTTCCTGTACCTTGTGGACCATGCATGGAAAAGGTAGAATGAGGTTATTCTTCCTCTAGAGACAGCACCCATATCCAACATGAACTTGAACGCGTTCGTAGAATTGGGTTTACCCATAAATTTGATTATAACAGCACAACGTAATTCAAAATCGAGTTTATCATGAACTTTTTGTGTGAAAGAAACATTGGGTCCATTTTTACCTTGAGAATACTGCATGGTTCTACAGAAGGGACCAACTGGGTTTTTCAGAGTGCTCGCAGTAGTAGATTGGGTTGGGGTCGGCTCCGGGTCCTGGCTTGCATCTCATTACAAAGCTCGTCACCAAATCGTACACGTTTGCGTTGAATAGGAGTAGAAAACACCGGCGGAGCCACCCAGCCTCGTCAGTGGCCAAACAAGCTAGTGTTGGACAAGTATGGTCAACGTCGATGAAACCCAAAGTCAAGGTTTCAGACCGGGGTGGGTTTCCAATGGGAGAGCGCGTACCAAGGCGCGTGTAATCCCTAAATTTTAAGTTAACCATagaaaattgtttttttttttttttgaataaaattgtttatttatatTACAAccaaaaattgttttttttttttttttttttttttttgcactttCAAAAACCAAAGGGGAGGCACATCAAAAGAGACACGACACATTACAATGCTCTTGTTCCCATTATGTTCGAGTATACTGTGAGCTTCTTCAGATGCATGCTCACCATCATTCCTGAGTTTCCCTAGCCTCCTCCTTTCTAACATCTTTCTTATCAAAAGGACGCTTTTGCCTTGATTCCAGATGAGGAATTCCTCCGAGTTTTCTTCATCAATCTCCGTGAGTTAAGGGAGAGCGGACAACTTAATTTTTATCAAGAGGATCCTTTTGCCTTGATTCCAGACGACGAATTCCTCCTCTCCTAGTCACTAAGTTTTCTTCATCAACCCCGCGCCGTGAGTTAAGAGCAGTGGTGAAACATGTCTCCATGCCACTATCGTCGCTAGTAACTATCACTACCTAGTAGCACCTCCAGATTCAACACTATCACCACCCTAGAACTGTTATAATATTGTTGCCAAGATCACACATCCTGAAAATCCACTTTCCCTTGGTACAGATTCAACAATTGAGTTACTAGGTCGAGATATCTATGTACTCACAATCATTACCATAGTCAACAAGTACTTCATTACCATAGTCAACAAGTACTTACAAGTACTTGTCTCACTTCGTTAAAACAGTAGCCAAACTCAACTTCTCCTCATTTATCAGTCCTTTCAAAAACAAGACTCTTAACAACCCAACACCTTGGGATGATTCTCTTGTCTAAGCTGTAACACACAACATTGGGATATTTTTGCAATCTTCTGGGCACGCCACCCCATCCTGTTCACTAAGAAATCCATTGTTTCCATTATTTTCTTCTCTGACCAGCCTGTTCATACACAGTGGAAAAACATTGCTGCTTGAGTGTGATAGATCTGGGACATTTCATTATTTCCTCAACAATTAATAAGTACTTCTGTTTTTTCAATGGTCCTAACCTTTAGGAGAAACATAATCCCAAAGAATTACGATTATCAAGAAGCAACAAAAATCCACTAATAAACAAAACTACTATATAATGGCaatcaaaaaatgaaaattttctcaTGTGCAACATTCTCTGGTTCTTGAGAACCTTCATCAGATTGATTGTGAATTCCaggattttttattattattattatttttaatgatGGGGGAAAGAGAGGATTTTAAGAGCAAAACTagataacaaaaataataataataataaaaaattaaagggTATGTGCTAAGTCGAAAGGTATGTGTATTTCAAATTACtcaaataaagaacaaaaataacaaagtaaaaaattaaaatatctcCTAGAATGGTCTCAATAAAGATCATTAGAATGGTCTCAATAAAGATCATGCACGTATGTGTAATTTAAATTTTGACAGTTAAAAATAACAAAGTTTCCATGTACTACACCCAAACTATCCTTTTAGAAGTGACAACTATTTTTAATCCCACCTCACTCATCTCCATGTTGTTAGTGTGTATTGAACCCACAGCTTACCGACGGCATGATTGTCTGCGAATCATTGTGATAAACATGTTGCCACCAGAGCTGGAAACAAGCTGTTGGTATCACCAAGATTTTCTGCGCACTAATTAGATTTCGGCTTCTAACCATTTTTCTTATAGGTGACCGCACTGAACCCTGAACTCACGATTTTTAATTGTTGGTTATGAGGCCTGAACTCTCTGTACTAATTGCATTAGAGAATAACTGAAAAAGTTGCTTGAGTGAGATATTTTCTTGCCGAGCATCAGTAAGTGTAATATCATGATCTTCTGTgactatattattattttcccattaaaaaaaaaaaacagaattaaTAATAAGAGCcaacttttttctttaataacaaaaattgaagaaagaaaagggtaGTACCATACTACTATCAGTAGTGTCATATAACCTGATTTTAATGCCTTGTCGACTTAGTCGTCATTGTCACACTCACTTGTACTGTTTCACTATTCTGGATCTGTAATTTAAACCTCTCCTGCATGAAGCTTTGTGTGACTTTTCTTCAGCTCCATTCAAGGACAGACACAGAGACAGAGTGCATTATTCACACCCCTCAACTACTTGTTTGTCATCCTCTCCTTTCCAACCACATATTTGAAGAGCAGAAAGAAAAGGGTGGTAATTTAAAACTAGATTATTACTTGTTGGGGTAAAAAGTACTACTTGTTCATAGATGAATCCAACTGCAAACCTCTACTAAATCGAATATATCTCAAATTCTGCTACCTAGCTTGCTTGCCCCACTGAGTCACTGGTACGATACCtttcttaatttcttttcttcgtTCTTTATTTGGTCTTTGCATCTAAGAATTAGTGCTTGTTTATGCTTGTAAGATATGTTTGGTATGATAGTGCTCATGTTGATTCTATGTGTTTGGAACTTTGTATTTATACCTCATATGCCAATTTTGGATCTTTTCTGTGATTGAAATTAGATTCTGGCATTTCAAGGTAGTAATAAGACTAATAAGTGTCATTTTTGATATGGgttttgtgaattttgttgCTGTTAACAAGGAACCCTTACTAATTAAGGTGTGGAATTAACTGCTGTCTTTgattgttttcttaataattggCGTATTGCAAATTCTAAGAATGAAGCTGCTTCCGTTTGAATCATTTGTTTAAGCAGATGAGGTTCTAAATGGGTTTTAGAATTTGTTCTTTATTCATTGTCGGCAACagtatcctttttttttttgggcaagaACAGTGTCCTTTTCTGCTATATGCAAGTTTGGTATCTTGTCTTACTCATTGCATTGTTTAAAAGTGCTGAATATATACAAACTCTTTGATCAAGTCTAAAATTAGTGACTTTGAATGATTTCTTACTTTAGCTGGATGGCACATTCATTCTAATGGTGAAAAGAGATGTTTTTTGAAGTATAATCTCCTGGATAATTCGATGCTGCATTTCAAGTCTTGAGAGTGGAGTTTGTTTTGCCTATCATTGTTTTCATTGTCTACCAATCAAGACTTCCAAGGTGATGATGTTTTTCATGCTGCTATCTGTATGATTTGTTAAGAATACCAAAGCAACAAACGATTTTGTATCTCACAACAACAGAATGAATATCCACAAAACATGTGCATAAGTGCATTGGTGAGATTCTGCAGTAGAAAATTTAGATGTAGTAGTATATTTATATGGTGGATCACTTATGGTTCCTACTTCCCTTTGTACAGATTGGCTCACAACTTGCCTGCTGCTAATTGGTGAAGCTATATACAATTTCGTATTAACCATGTTGAAGCAATCACCCAGTAGAAACCAGAGGGTAAAAGGCTTCAAGGTAAAGCATGCTGTTCAGATATCTTTGTTGCTTGCTATTTGCATCTGGCTGGTTTACCAACTCAATCACTCCCATGGTAAAAAAGCACTTGAAGTCAGCTCTGCAGAGAAGATATCAGGGGAGGTGCAAAATGAGCATGGAGTACTAGAACTTGGGAGACGGGGCCTCCGTCCTCATGTGGAAGAAACTTCGATGGATGTTGGAAGGCATAGGGAAAAAGAGGAAGAATCAGAAGAAGAGGCAGATGAGACTAAAGCTGAAGAAAGTGAGGAGGAAGGAAGAGGCGGTGAAGATGAAGTTGACGGGCATGATCAAGAGAAATCCGAGGAAGAATCTGAGGGGGTAGAGGATTTGATTGATGAAGATGATacggagagagaagaagaaagtgaagaaCAAGAGAGTGAAGAGCAAGGAAATGATTTGGAGGATCAAGTTCAAAATAGAGATACAAGGTATAGCCAAGATGCAAGAGAGGAGCAATACAAGGGTGATGATGCATCCAGTGCTGTGAAGCAGAACATCCGCACTATAAGCAACCAAATCGAAATTGGAAGCTTGAGAAGAGTGAAGGAAGAAGAGGTAGACACTGCAGAAAATATTGATTTAGAGAAAGATAATAAAGCCACTGGTGAAACAAAAGGTAATCAGTTTGGTTCAGTCAAGATAGATGGTCAAACAGATGCTGGTTCATCAACCACTACAAGTGAAAAACCAAAAAGGAGCACTGGTTCTCTTTATGGAACAGAGATGCTACTTAAGTTATATTATGATTCAATCTAACTTCTAGCCAAAGGCACTCATACTTGGAGAATTTTTAGAGGCAGCTATATATATGAATCCCCTAGGCCAGTTATATGCAATATTCAGGTTCCACCACTCCTAATTTAGATGCAGCCAACCTAGAAATAGTATCTACTGAAAATATTTTACCAGAAGCAATTGGAAAGCACTGGTAATGGTAACGACAATGCAGTTGCTAATCGGAAATCTAATGCGTATGTTAGGTTGGAGAGTGCAcaaggaagatgatgaaactGTTCGGATTCTTCATTCTACAAGAAGATGGATATGATCAGCCAATCTTGGGAGACTCAAGAATGGCATGCCCAAAATAAACTAGGTTGAAGATGCCAGCTGAGTGATTGTTACTGGTAAACTGCTGAGTTTCACCTTGGATATTCACTTTTTATAGCATAAATGAGGGTAAGGTAGATGAACATTAATTGTATACATGTTTTTCCACTAAGCTTGGATgactatatatattttcttggtCTGAAGTTCTTATGATATAAAGCCATGCATATGGCATTAAaataagcaattttttttttatcaagccttgattaataagCAAATTAAATGTTCTAAATTTGTACTTGACTGGAATCTATTAATAATTTGTAAAGTATCAATTTGATGCTCAGGCATATGGAAACTTTGTTAGTCTCTGCTTGAAGGTATGCAACTTCTCTAAATTTCTATTTTCCCTTTCAGAACTTTGTTCAACTAAGCTTGAGAAGTTGCATACCGGATTCTAAATTACTGAAGCCAATTCTTTTTCCTTCGGCTCACTCTCGTCTGCTTTAAATTTCCTTTTTTCCTTATACTACTTCATTCAAGACTTCAAGGCTATAGGCTTATTGTCAGAGATTTTCTATGGGGCGGATGACAAGGCAACAATCCACCATTGTCATTTGGGGTTCCGCTTGCAAACAACGATTTGAGGTGGTTTGGATATGAAGAATACTCATTTAACTAATCAAGCTCTTTTAGCTAAACCAGGGTGGAAGCTTGTTCAAAGGGAGAATGGTCAATGGTTTTAAGTTCAAAATGGGAAGTGCCTGAAAAATTATTACAAGATTGACCTTATAGGAGAATTTCGATGATTAGCTCAAGCGTTTGGAAAGAAACTCTCTTTGGTTGAAGGCTACTTCCTAGTGGCAAGGGGACTTCATTTGGAATCTTCAGCTTCTCTCAAAAATTAGAACATTTAATCTGATTAGTAAATAGTAATGCATGGTATAAACTCTTAACAAATGTGCAGCGTGTGAAAGGCATCTAATTAATGATGGTAGATATACTAGATGTAATGCTATGCCCGGAGGTGTGGCTTATAGGTTTCTCATTCTTTTCGTGCAATATTATGCCCATAGTTTTTCTCATGCATGCTAATTTACATCacagttttttaattttattattgttatttttttttttgaagaatgtcAAAACATTATATTCAATAagtaaaaatataataatagtGATCCGGATTTATGGACTGTCAAAGAAAGACACCGCTAAATGAGTAAATATATTACCAACTCAAGAGAGAGTAAATTAGTAAGACACTGACAAAATAGCAAAATAACTTAATTGCCTACATAATTTTTCTCCATGACTTTTCAATTTTGATGAATTTGCACCCTAAGTTTTCTAATTTTTGTCAAGGTACTTCTAACTTACATCTCACTTATATTTTTAAACAATTTCTTACCACTTAGATAGTTGGACTAGACCCAATTGGTAGAATTTTTTAATTCTAACACTTTTTATTACCTCCATAGTCCAAAACATAATTATTCCCCCTCCAACATTGTAACCCAATTTAGGGAGCGGGTTATTTAAGCAAAAGAAACCGGAAATCTTCCTGAAAAGTCAAGGAGATAAACAAaaagttatgacttatgagtaGTTGTTACTTCTAAGGAACCAAAGTTATGAGGTTCTactctcattttctttcttgatcATTAACAAA contains these protein-coding regions:
- the LOC112180797 gene encoding LOW QUALITY PROTEIN: protein STICHEL-like 2 (The sequence of the model RefSeq protein was modified relative to this genomic sequence to represent the inferred CDS: inserted 2 bases in 2 codons) is translated as MQYSQGKTSASRIFAAALNCLSLEEYRPCGLFCECNVYFSGSSRDIKEIDSVRINQRDRFRCLIMNAATPPVSSWFKVFVIDECHLMXWATILSSIDNLSQNVVSVMITPDLDKLPRXSISRSQRYHFPKIKDGDIASKLGKICVEEGLEFDQVALNFIAAKSNGSLRDAEMTLDQLSLLGKKITMGLAYELIGAVSDDELLDLLDLALSSDTSNTVLRAWELMRSRIDPMQLISQLANLIMDILAGEEGGSEVQKQFSRRHTSEMDLQKLSHALKIFSEIEKQLRVSKNQTTWLTAALLQLSSAESSSSLDASDTKRQSFKILDPTSCNVNTSDKLGMQKDIDEQLESVWKRAIDLCQSKSFKNFLRKQGRLSSLFVNQGLAIAELEFCHPDYVSKAEKSWKIIASALQSLFGCNVEIRINLVRATESKYANVKKPSFRLFSCSRRMQQKSPSFCERGSGSDYSLVHIGKAYIK
- the LOC112175905 gene encoding neurofilament medium polypeptide, which translates into the protein MLKQSPSRNQRVKGFKVKHAVQISLLLAICIWLVYQLNHSHGKKALEVSSAEKISGEVQNEHGVLELGRRGLRPHVEETSMDVGRHREKEEESEEEADETKAEESEEEGRGGEDEVDGHDQEKSEEESEGVEDLIDEDDTEREEESEEQESEEQGNDLEDQVQNRDTRYSQDAREEQYKGDDASSAVKQNIRTISNQIEIGSLRRVKEEEVDTAENIDLEKDNKATGETKGNQFGSVKIDGQTDAGSSTTTSEKPKRSTGSLYGTEMLLKLYYDSI